Proteins from a single region of Helicoverpa armigera isolate CAAS_96S chromosome 21, ASM3070526v1, whole genome shotgun sequence:
- the Gata gene encoding glutamyl-tRNA(Gln) amidotransferase subunit A, mitochondrial, which yields MNKLTSYTIQKVHKAYSDKILTPTSFVDLSLQKAKKTRDLNAFVTLTEDVAETHSIESEKRFYVTKDPRMLDGIPIGIKDNFCTNNILTTCASEMLKNFVPTYDATVYSRLRRAGACLVGKCNLDEFAMGSGTVDSTFGPTRNPWLYDEHNWRIAGGSSGGSAVAVASGSCVAAIGSDTGGSTRNPAALCGVVGLKPTYGLVSRHGLIPLVNSMDVPGILARTVEDATKVLNVIAGPDENDSTTIKKPFSPITLRDHDLLNVKIGIPREYHCEGMSNEVIEAWSYVTDLLEKEHATIRSVSMPHTSVSIAVYSILNQCEVASNMARYDGIEYGLRANANNSTEELYATTRHAGFNKVVRSRILAGNYFLLTRNYVKYFIKTLKLRRLIQNDFKNVFNRENGVHLLLTPTTLSDAPLYEDFIARYNREQCALQDYCTQPANMAGIPAISIPVKLSSNKLPISLQLMGPALSEELMLNVAKKIQRLVNFPILQNEQNS from the coding sequence atgaataaattgacGTCATATACAATACAAAAGGTTCACAAAGCCTATTCAGACAAAATTTTGACACCAACGAGCTTCGTCGATTTAAGTCTACAGAAAGCGAAGAAGACCAGAGATTTAAATGCATTTGTGACTTTAACAGAAGATGTAGCCGAAACCCACAGTATTGAAAgtgaaaaaaggttttatgtcaCGAAGGATCCTAGAATGTTAGATGGCATTCCGATTGGCATCAAGGATAATTTTTGTACCAATAATATTTTGACTACTTGTGCGTCCGAAATGCTCAAGAACTTCGTGCCGACTTATGACGCGACTGTATACTCAAGGTTGAGGCGCGCTGGTGCATGTTTGGTTGGCAAATGTAATCTCGACGAGTTTGCAATGGGCTCTGGAACTGTGGACTCGACATTTGGTCCGACTCGAAACCCCTGGTTATACGACGAACATAATTGGAGGATCGCAGGAGGCAGTTCAGGAGGTAGTGCAGTTGCAGTAGCCTCAGGGTCCTGCGTTGCAGCCATTGGTTCAGACACCGGTGGATCCACAAGAAACCCTGCAGCGCTATGTGGTGTTGTTGGCTTAAAACCAACTTATGGTCTAGTGTCCAGACATGGGCTGATTCCACTGGTCAACTCAATGGATGTACCCGGTATCCTAGCTAGAACTGTTGAAGACGCAACAAAGGTGCTGAATGTCATTGCTGGACCAGACGAAAATGattcaacaacaataaaaaaaccctTTAGCCCAATCACATTACGAGATCATGATCTTTTAAATGTCAAGATTGGTATACCAAGGGAATATCATTGCGAGGGTATGAGCAATGAGGTCATAGAAGCATGGAGCTATGTAACAGATTTACTGGAAAAAGAGCATGCCACAATAAGGTCTGTGTCAATGCCACATACATCAGTTTCTATAGCAGTCTACTCAATATTAAATCAATGTGAAGTTGCCAGCAACATGGCTAGGTATGATGGCATAGAATACGGCCTCAGAGCAAACGCAAATAACTCCACCGAGGAGTTATATGCTACAACCAGGCATGCAGGCTTCAACAAAGTAGTCCGATCAAGAATCCTGGCTGGCAACTACTTCTTACTGACCAGAAACTATGTAAAATACTTCATCAAAACTCTCAAACTAAGGAGGTTGATACAGAatgatttcaaaaatgttttcaatagaGAGAATGGAGTTCATTTGCTTTTGACACCAACCACTCTGTCCGATGCTCCGTTATATGAAGACTTTATTGCTAGATATAATAGGGAACAGTGTGCCTTGCAAGATTATTGCACTCAACCTGCAAATATGGCTGGGATTCCAGCTATTTCCATCCCGGTAAAGTTGTCATCAAATAAGTTACCCATATCCCTGCAACTGATGGGTCCTGCTTTGTCTGAAGAATTAATGCTGAATGTGGCTAAGAAAATTCAAAGGCTTGTAAACTTTcctattttacaaaatgaacaGAATagctaa